The following are from one region of the Natronosporangium hydrolyticum genome:
- a CDS encoding RNA polymerase sigma factor translates to MTRPAAATGHGFEELLRELAPQVLGAVCRRYADFAAAEDAVQEALLAAAVQWPASGVPESPRGWLIQVAFRRLTDQTRSDQARRRREELVTTRTPVDQQVTPPADHDDQASGDDSLSLLFLCCHPALSPPGAIALTLRAVGGLTTAEIARAFLIPEPTMAQRITRAKQRIKAAGARFAPPDAEQWPARLREVQHVLYLIFNEGYAATAGEAVQRTDLTAEAIRLTRLLHRLAPTEPEVAGLLALMLLTDARRAARTGPDRLLVPLTEQRRDRWDNDLIAEGTALLTRTLGTGPVGPYQLQAAIAAVHDEAESVETTDWRQILALYEVLERVAPGPVVTLNRAVAVAMVHGPRAGLALLGTLDADARMTHSHRLAAARGHLLEQAGEIEAAQAAYRSAATMTASRPEQRYLTMRAARLGD, encoded by the coding sequence GTGACCCGGCCCGCGGCCGCAACCGGCCACGGCTTCGAGGAGCTGCTGCGGGAGTTGGCCCCACAGGTGCTCGGCGCAGTGTGCCGGCGGTACGCCGACTTCGCTGCCGCCGAGGACGCGGTGCAGGAGGCGTTGCTGGCCGCGGCCGTCCAGTGGCCCGCGTCCGGGGTGCCGGAGTCGCCGCGCGGCTGGCTGATCCAGGTCGCCTTCCGGCGGCTCACCGACCAGACCCGCAGTGACCAGGCTCGCCGCCGGCGCGAGGAGCTGGTGACCACCCGGACGCCGGTGGACCAGCAGGTGACGCCGCCGGCCGACCACGACGACCAGGCCAGCGGCGATGATTCGCTGTCGCTGCTGTTCCTGTGCTGCCACCCGGCGCTGTCGCCGCCGGGCGCGATCGCGCTGACGCTGCGGGCGGTGGGCGGGCTGACCACTGCCGAGATTGCCCGCGCCTTTCTGATCCCGGAGCCGACCATGGCGCAGCGGATCACCCGGGCCAAGCAGCGGATCAAGGCCGCGGGCGCCCGGTTCGCGCCACCGGACGCGGAACAGTGGCCGGCGCGGCTCCGCGAAGTCCAGCACGTCCTCTACCTGATCTTCAACGAGGGGTACGCGGCCACCGCCGGAGAGGCGGTGCAGCGGACCGACCTGACCGCCGAGGCGATCCGGCTGACCCGGCTGCTGCACCGGCTCGCGCCGACCGAGCCGGAGGTGGCGGGACTGCTGGCGTTGATGCTGCTCACCGACGCCCGGCGAGCCGCCCGGACCGGCCCGGACCGGCTGCTGGTGCCGCTGACCGAGCAGCGGCGGGACCGGTGGGACAACGACCTGATCGCGGAGGGGACCGCGCTGCTGACCCGTACCCTCGGCACCGGCCCGGTAGGGCCCTACCAGCTGCAGGCGGCGATCGCAGCGGTGCACGACGAGGCCGAGAGCGTGGAGACTACCGACTGGCGGCAGATCCTCGCCCTCTACGAGGTGCTGGAGCGGGTCGCCCCGGGGCCGGTGGTGACCCTCAACCGGGCGGTCGCGGTGGCGATGGTGCACGGCCCGCGGGCCGGCCTGGCGCTACTCGGCACCCTCGACGCCGACGCCCGGATGACCCACAGCCACCGGCTTGCGGCGGCCCGCGGCCATCTGCTGGAACAGGCGGGGGAGATCGAAGCCGCGCAAGCGGCGTACCGGTCGGCGGCGACCATGACCGCCAGCCGCCCCGAGCAGCGTTACCTGACCATGCGCGCAGCCCGGCTCGGCGACTGA
- a CDS encoding YciI family protein, producing MSRSRRESDVKYMLLMMGPAAKWQEFLQLRPEELRAHHEFMNRLNDELSAAGELVEAQGLAFPDQAKVVRTQPGGEVVVTDGPFPETKEFLAGYWIVDVADEARALAVARAASAAPGAGGAPVGQPIEVRQVMSEPEVEM from the coding sequence GTGAGCAGGAGCAGACGGGAGAGCGACGTGAAGTACATGCTGCTGATGATGGGGCCGGCCGCGAAGTGGCAAGAGTTCCTGCAGCTGAGGCCGGAGGAGCTGCGGGCCCACCACGAGTTCATGAACCGGCTCAACGACGAGTTGAGCGCTGCGGGGGAGCTGGTCGAGGCGCAGGGGCTGGCCTTCCCCGACCAGGCCAAGGTGGTAAGGACGCAACCGGGCGGCGAGGTGGTGGTCACCGACGGGCCCTTCCCGGAGACCAAGGAGTTCCTCGCCGGCTACTGGATCGTCGACGTGGCGGACGAGGCCCGGGCGCTGGCGGTCGCCCGCGCGGCCTCGGCCGCCCCCGGCGCCGGCGGCGCCCCGGTCGGCCAGCCGATCGAGGTACGCCAGGTGATGTCGGAGCCGGAGGTAGAGATGTGA
- a CDS encoding type II toxin-antitoxin system Phd/YefM family antitoxin — protein sequence MHVAITTLSSREFNQDTGRAKVAARSGPVFITDRGRPGHVLLTFEDYQRLTGQDNIVDLLGLPAGVEDAELEAPRPRDLAQPADLS from the coding sequence ATGCATGTGGCTATCACCACGCTGTCGAGCCGGGAGTTCAACCAAGATACGGGTCGCGCCAAGGTCGCGGCACGAAGCGGGCCGGTCTTCATCACCGACCGCGGTCGTCCCGGGCATGTGCTGTTGACCTTCGAGGACTACCAACGACTGACCGGTCAGGACAACATCGTCGACCTGCTGGGCTTGCCGGCGGGTGTGGAAGACGCTGAGCTGGAGGCGCCTCGCCCGCGAGACCTCGCCCAGCCAGCGGACCTGAGCTGA
- a CDS encoding type II toxin-antitoxin system VapC family toxin, whose product MFLLDTNVVSELRKARAGRADKHVAAWAAGASAASMFVSVITIQELEIGVLLAERRDPTQGAILRQWLAKQVLPAFAERIIPVDTAVARRSAMLHVPDPRPVRDSLIAATAMVHGLAVVTRNVGDFRPMGAELVDPWQATDA is encoded by the coding sequence ATGTTCCTGCTCGACACGAACGTCGTGTCGGAGCTACGAAAAGCCAGAGCCGGCCGCGCCGACAAGCACGTCGCCGCATGGGCGGCCGGCGCATCCGCGGCAAGCATGTTCGTGTCAGTAATCACCATCCAGGAGCTGGAGATCGGGGTTCTTCTCGCCGAACGGCGTGACCCGACCCAAGGCGCCATCCTGCGCCAGTGGCTGGCGAAGCAGGTGCTGCCCGCATTCGCCGAGCGCATCATCCCGGTCGATACCGCCGTTGCCAGACGCAGCGCCATGCTCCACGTCCCTGACCCGCGGCCGGTCCGGGACTCGCTTATAGCCGCCACCGCCATGGTCCACGGCTTGGCGGTCGTCACCCGCAACGTGGGCGACTTTCGGCCGATGGGCGCCGAGTTAGTCGACCCGTGGCAGGCGACCGACGCGTAG
- a CDS encoding helix-turn-helix domain-containing protein produces the protein MAENGRDRLRELLDAVLLDTDGAADGVHRRLEDMADDAFSSPFHFSRLLSRATGEPPVAMRRRVMLERSAWQLARGTSVTQAAWAAGYESVEGFSRAFLRAFGRSPSSPAGGSHWLPAPNGIHFHPPMSLWAQAQERPMNPLTEQLVAHDLDDTRTLLELAKGLAVAEFRAICQPGTIVLPWDGPEESIAAVLDHQVLAKEVWLASIEGLDLPYRAGPPDAAGLLDRHDAVAPRWLATVRDIDRRGAWNDRLIDALCDPPESFVISSVIAHVLTYSAHRRQLVRRMLAAAGRETDHGDPIIWLRAQRGETG, from the coding sequence ATGGCCGAGAACGGACGCGATCGCCTGCGGGAGCTGCTCGACGCGGTCCTGCTCGATACCGACGGCGCCGCGGATGGGGTCCACCGCCGGCTCGAGGACATGGCCGACGACGCCTTCAGCTCGCCGTTTCACTTCAGCCGGCTGCTCTCCCGGGCCACCGGTGAGCCGCCGGTCGCCATGCGCCGGCGGGTGATGCTCGAGCGCTCCGCCTGGCAGCTCGCCCGCGGCACGTCGGTCACCCAGGCCGCCTGGGCGGCCGGCTACGAGTCGGTCGAGGGATTCAGCCGCGCGTTCCTGCGGGCGTTCGGCCGTTCGCCGTCCAGCCCCGCCGGCGGGAGCCACTGGCTGCCGGCCCCGAACGGCATCCACTTCCACCCGCCCATGTCGCTGTGGGCGCAAGCGCAGGAACGGCCGATGAACCCGCTTACTGAGCAACTGGTGGCCCACGACCTCGATGACACCCGGACGCTGCTGGAGTTGGCCAAGGGGCTGGCGGTGGCTGAGTTCCGCGCCATCTGCCAGCCCGGGACGATCGTGTTGCCGTGGGACGGGCCGGAAGAGTCGATCGCCGCCGTGCTCGATCACCAGGTCTTAGCCAAGGAGGTCTGGCTGGCCTCGATCGAAGGACTCGACCTGCCGTACCGTGCGGGGCCGCCGGACGCCGCCGGTCTGCTCGACCGGCACGACGCGGTCGCACCACGCTGGCTGGCCACGGTACGGGACATCGACCGCCGCGGGGCATGGAACGACCGGCTCATCGACGCGCTCTGCGATCCGCCGGAGAGCTTCGTGATCAGCAGCGTCATCGCCCACGTACTGACCTACTCCGCCCACCGGCGCCAGCTGGTACGGCGGATGTTGGCCGCCGCTGGCCGCGAGACCGACCACGGCGACCCGATCATATGGCTACGAGCACAACGGGGAGAGACCGGATGA
- a CDS encoding dihydrofolate reductase family protein, whose protein sequence is MSVTTYYTATSLDGFIADEQQSLEWLLRQDLDESGPLNYDEFFARIGAVVMGSTTYEWILKHERGKWPYQLPVWVMTTRDLPRVDGDIGFARGDVRAVHAEMTAAAAGKDLWVVGGGELAGQFADAGLLDEIIVYIAPVTLGAGAPLLPRKLDLRLEEVARNQAFTCARYSVVGRTAS, encoded by the coding sequence ATGAGCGTCACCACGTACTACACCGCCACCAGCCTCGATGGCTTCATCGCGGACGAACAGCAATCGCTCGAGTGGTTGCTCCGCCAGGACCTGGACGAGTCCGGTCCGCTCAACTACGACGAGTTCTTCGCCCGCATCGGCGCCGTGGTGATGGGCTCCACGACCTACGAGTGGATTCTCAAGCACGAGCGCGGCAAGTGGCCGTACCAGCTGCCGGTGTGGGTGATGACCACACGGGACCTGCCGAGGGTCGACGGAGATATCGGGTTCGCCCGCGGCGACGTCCGAGCCGTCCACGCCGAGATGACCGCCGCGGCAGCGGGGAAGGATCTGTGGGTGGTCGGCGGTGGTGAGCTGGCCGGCCAGTTCGCGGACGCCGGCCTGCTCGATGAGATCATCGTCTACATCGCACCGGTGACCCTGGGCGCGGGGGCGCCGCTGCTGCCACGCAAACTCGACCTCCGGCTTGAGGAGGTGGCCCGGAACCAGGCTTTCACCTGCGCCCGCTATTCGGTCGTCGGGCGTACGGCGTCGTAG
- a CDS encoding O-acetyl-ADP-ribose deacetylase, whose product MRLELVTGDITTERVDAIVNAANSSLLGGGGVDGAIHRKGGPAILAACRDLRAGAYGGGLPTGQAVATTAGNLPARWVVHTVGPVWHESEDRSSVLQDCYRNSLRVAAELGAASVAFPLISAGVYRWPRADAVSHAVTTIRAEAAHPVTLVRLVLFDEATRNVAEQVLGQG is encoded by the coding sequence ATGAGGCTTGAGCTCGTCACCGGCGACATCACTACCGAGCGCGTGGATGCGATCGTGAACGCGGCCAATTCGAGCCTGCTCGGCGGCGGCGGGGTGGACGGGGCGATCCACCGCAAGGGCGGCCCCGCGATCCTCGCGGCGTGCCGGGACCTGCGGGCCGGCGCCTACGGTGGTGGCCTACCGACCGGGCAGGCGGTCGCCACCACCGCGGGCAACCTGCCCGCCCGGTGGGTGGTGCATACGGTGGGCCCGGTCTGGCACGAGTCCGAGGACCGGTCCAGCGTGCTCCAGGACTGCTACCGGAACTCGCTGCGGGTCGCGGCGGAACTGGGGGCGGCATCGGTGGCGTTTCCGCTGATCTCGGCGGGGGTCTACCGCTGGCCACGCGCGGACGCGGTGTCCCACGCGGTAACCACGATCCGCGCCGAGGCGGCGCATCCGGTCACCCTGGTCCGGCTGGTGCTCTTCGACGAAGCGACCCGGAACGTCGCCGAACAGGTCCTCGGGCAGGGGTGA
- a CDS encoding TetR/AcrR family transcriptional regulator, with product MAAASTTSTQTRTRIVDAAAAVMRDLGLARATTKAIAAAAGYSEATLYKHFPSKEELFLAVLQERLPDLGGLLAALRDPDQDRSVAENLIEVAAQAVAFYTEGVPVAASIFAEPSLLAQHRERLAALGAGPQHVNAGLAGYLRVERDRGRLPAHLDPQAAADLLIGACFQHGFLLSYAGGTETDAQRREFATGIVTTLLGENPSP from the coding sequence ATGGCCGCCGCCAGCACCACATCCACCCAGACCCGGACCCGGATCGTCGACGCCGCCGCCGCGGTGATGCGCGACCTCGGCCTTGCCCGGGCCACCACCAAAGCGATCGCCGCCGCAGCGGGCTACTCGGAGGCCACCCTCTACAAACACTTCCCGAGCAAGGAAGAGCTCTTCCTGGCGGTGCTCCAGGAGCGGCTACCCGATCTCGGTGGGTTGCTCGCCGCGCTGCGCGACCCCGACCAGGATCGCAGCGTTGCCGAGAACCTGATCGAGGTCGCGGCCCAGGCGGTGGCCTTCTACACCGAGGGTGTGCCGGTGGCCGCGTCGATCTTCGCCGAGCCTTCCCTGCTCGCCCAGCACCGGGAACGGCTCGCGGCGCTCGGAGCCGGGCCCCAACACGTCAATGCCGGGCTCGCCGGCTACCTGCGCGTGGAGCGGGACCGCGGCCGGCTACCCGCGCACCTCGACCCGCAGGCCGCGGCCGATCTGCTGATCGGCGCCTGCTTCCAGCACGGGTTCCTACTCAGCTACGCCGGCGGCACCGAGACCGATGCACAGCGGCGGGAATTCGCGACCGGGATCGTCACCACGCTGCTCGGCGAGAACCCATCACCGTGA
- a CDS encoding YqjF family protein produces MRQHWRWLTFLHWRYPAETVQALLPPGLRVQTYDGSAWVGLIPFLMDRVRLLGGPPLPGLSRFPETNVRTYVHGPDGRTGIWFCSLDAARLPAVVAARAAFGLPYYWAGMSVRRAGAVLSYRSRRRWPGRAGAGCELVAELGEEVPPTEVTELDHFLTARFRLYSLFAGGLATADADHPPWTLRRARVRRLRENLLASAGLPEPGSDPLCHASAGVPVEIGGWQRPRSSR; encoded by the coding sequence ATGCGGCAGCACTGGCGGTGGCTGACCTTCCTGCACTGGCGCTACCCGGCCGAGACGGTGCAGGCGCTGTTGCCGCCGGGCCTGCGGGTGCAGACCTACGACGGCTCGGCCTGGGTGGGCCTGATTCCATTCCTGATGGACCGGGTACGGCTGCTCGGCGGTCCGCCGTTGCCGGGGCTGTCCCGGTTTCCGGAGACCAACGTGCGCACGTACGTACACGGGCCGGATGGGCGCACCGGGATCTGGTTCTGCTCGCTCGACGCTGCCCGGCTGCCTGCGGTGGTCGCGGCGCGGGCCGCGTTCGGCCTGCCGTACTACTGGGCCGGCATGTCGGTGCGTCGAGCCGGCGCGGTGCTCAGCTACCGGTCCCGGCGCCGGTGGCCCGGCCGGGCGGGCGCCGGTTGCGAGCTGGTGGCAGAACTGGGGGAGGAGGTGCCACCCACCGAGGTGACTGAGCTGGATCACTTCCTGACCGCCCGGTTCAGGCTGTATTCGCTGTTCGCCGGAGGGTTGGCGACCGCCGATGCCGACCATCCCCCGTGGACGCTGCGCCGGGCGCGGGTGCGGCGGCTGCGGGAGAATCTGCTGGCCTCGGCCGGGCTGCCAGAGCCGGGGTCGGACCCGTTGTGCCACGCCTCGGCCGGGGTGCCGGTCGAGATCGGCGGGTGGCAGCGACCGCGGTCGTCACGGTGA
- a CDS encoding DNA polymerase ligase N-terminal domain-containing protein, with translation MTADPASSAADQLAGYRRKRDFAQTPEPTGASPGTASQPRFVVQRHRARRLHYDLRLEIGGALASWAVPKGPTLDPAVRRAAFRVEDHPIEYLDFEGVIPADQYGGGDVIVWDAGDWRALEPDPAAALAHGELHFDLYGRKLRGRFVLVNTGRGDPDREQWLLLHKRDEFAVPGWEPEAHPYSVHSGRTNEQVKAAPERLWRSDLPADRAAVAVPAAADGTDTDTGAGAGAGADELRRLDDLGSAGTWEVFGRRLRVTNLDKVLFPPRPGEPPVTKRDLLRYAAQIAPVVLPYLTGRALNMHRFPDGAQEKGFWHKALPNHAPRWLPRWTNPEAGPGETRTYLVVDEPAALVWAANFGALEWHPWTSPVETPHQPTYALIDLDPGKTTSWQELLVLARLHRTALAHLGVAARAKVTGRRGIQIWVPVTGGPDFATTRAWAEQLSRAIGAVVPELVSWEWGVSERGGLARLDYTQNAVNKTLVAPYSPRPAPGAPVSAPIDWDELDEPGLTPDAFTIRTILPRLAARGDLFRDVLHHSQQLPPLR, from the coding sequence ATGACGGCAGACCCGGCTAGCTCCGCCGCCGACCAGCTCGCCGGCTACCGGCGGAAGCGGGACTTCGCGCAGACCCCGGAGCCGACCGGCGCCTCCCCCGGCACCGCATCGCAGCCGCGGTTTGTGGTGCAGCGGCACCGGGCGCGGCGGTTGCACTACGACCTCCGGTTGGAGATCGGTGGGGCGCTGGCCAGCTGGGCGGTGCCCAAGGGCCCGACCCTGGATCCGGCGGTACGACGGGCGGCGTTCCGGGTCGAGGACCACCCGATCGAGTACCTCGACTTCGAGGGTGTCATCCCCGCCGACCAGTACGGTGGCGGCGATGTCATCGTGTGGGACGCCGGTGACTGGCGAGCACTTGAGCCCGACCCGGCCGCTGCGCTCGCCCACGGGGAACTCCACTTCGACCTGTACGGCCGCAAGCTCCGCGGCCGGTTCGTGCTGGTCAATACCGGGCGCGGCGACCCGGATCGCGAGCAGTGGCTGCTGCTACACAAACGGGACGAGTTCGCGGTGCCGGGTTGGGAGCCTGAGGCGCACCCCTACTCGGTACATAGTGGCCGCACGAACGAACAGGTCAAGGCCGCCCCGGAACGGTTGTGGCGGTCCGATCTGCCTGCCGACCGCGCCGCCGTCGCGGTACCGGCCGCCGCCGACGGCACCGACACCGACACCGGCGCCGGTGCCGGTGCCGGTGCCGATGAGCTGCGGCGCCTGGACGACTTGGGCTCCGCCGGGACCTGGGAGGTGTTCGGCCGCCGGCTGCGGGTCACCAACCTCGACAAAGTACTCTTCCCGCCCCGGCCCGGCGAGCCGCCGGTCACCAAACGAGACCTGCTGCGGTACGCGGCGCAGATCGCCCCGGTGGTGCTGCCGTACCTGACCGGGCGGGCGCTGAACATGCACCGGTTCCCCGACGGGGCGCAGGAGAAGGGGTTCTGGCACAAGGCGCTGCCCAACCACGCACCGCGGTGGCTGCCCCGGTGGACCAACCCCGAAGCCGGCCCGGGCGAGACCCGCACCTACCTCGTGGTGGACGAGCCGGCCGCCCTGGTCTGGGCCGCCAACTTCGGCGCCCTGGAGTGGCACCCCTGGACCTCACCGGTCGAGACTCCGCACCAGCCGACGTACGCCCTGATCGACCTGGACCCGGGTAAGACCACCAGCTGGCAGGAGCTGCTGGTGCTGGCGCGGTTGCACCGCACCGCCCTGGCTCACCTGGGAGTCGCGGCCCGCGCCAAGGTCACCGGGCGCCGCGGTATCCAGATCTGGGTACCGGTCACCGGCGGCCCCGACTTCGCCACCACCCGGGCCTGGGCCGAGCAGCTGTCGCGCGCCATCGGTGCGGTCGTGCCCGAGCTGGTCAGCTGGGAGTGGGGCGTCTCCGAGCGCGGTGGCCTGGCCCGGCTCGACTACACCCAGAACGCCGTCAACAAGACGCTCGTCGCCCCGTACAGCCCACGACCGGCCCCGGGCGCCCCGGTTTCGGCCCCGATCGACTGGGACGAACTCGACGAACCGGGGCTGACCCCGGACGCCTTCACCATCCGTACCATCCTGCCCCGCCTCGCGGCCCGGGGAGACCTGTTCCGTGACGTGCTCCACCACTCGCAGCAGCTGCCGCCGCTGCGGTGA
- a CDS encoding DUF7059 domain-containing protein: MSENRAQPLLDPAGIDQLREALTSAGYTSAGISDRLGPAATAAVSRGDHRAALRATADRDPLATLIRLFVCGQSEPADVVAAALAPLPLAAAQAAGLVVPHIDGVRRGVDLEPYGDRWWVVADLPAAHTGQPLAADHVLGIGGASTTLAGATIRRPVGRALDLGTGCGVQALQLATHADSVTATDLSPRALRFAATTAALSGQRWDLRAGDLTEPVAGERFDLVVSNPPFVVGPGSISHTYRDSGRPGDAVSADLARSAPTLLTEGGVMQFLANWAHVSGEDWRERVAGWFTGTGCDVWAIQREVSDPLGYARMWLADSGERADPQRMSDWLDWFDAQAIEAVGFGVITVRHSGRADPAIRVEELRQQLADQLGPQIGAWFDRQDWLRARTLRQLLAERYVAAPGLRLRQEASIGEQGWEVDRQLLTLPAGLRWAEETDPFAVALVAGADGQLPMRDQLALLAAAYDTPEAELAEVTAAVLAHLVERGMLLPATLD; the protein is encoded by the coding sequence GTGAGTGAGAACCGAGCGCAGCCACTGCTCGACCCGGCCGGCATCGACCAGCTTCGGGAGGCGCTGACCAGCGCCGGCTACACCAGCGCCGGGATCTCCGACCGGCTCGGCCCGGCCGCCACCGCCGCCGTGAGCCGTGGGGATCATCGGGCGGCCCTGCGCGCCACCGCCGACCGGGATCCACTCGCCACCCTGATCCGACTCTTCGTCTGTGGACAGAGCGAACCGGCCGACGTGGTCGCCGCGGCGTTGGCCCCGCTACCACTCGCCGCCGCCCAGGCCGCCGGCCTGGTGGTACCGCACATTGACGGCGTACGCCGGGGAGTGGACCTGGAGCCGTACGGCGACCGGTGGTGGGTGGTGGCCGACCTCCCGGCGGCACATACCGGACAGCCGCTCGCCGCCGACCATGTGCTCGGGATCGGCGGCGCCTCCACCACGCTGGCGGGCGCCACGATCCGCCGGCCGGTCGGGCGGGCGCTCGACCTCGGCACCGGCTGTGGCGTGCAGGCGCTGCAGCTTGCCACCCACGCCGACTCGGTGACCGCCACCGATCTCAGCCCGCGGGCGCTGCGGTTCGCCGCCACCACCGCGGCGCTGAGCGGCCAGCGCTGGGACCTGCGCGCCGGTGACCTCACCGAGCCGGTGGCCGGCGAACGCTTCGATCTGGTCGTCAGCAACCCGCCGTTCGTGGTTGGCCCCGGGTCGATCAGCCACACCTACCGGGACTCGGGCCGGCCGGGCGACGCGGTCAGCGCCGACCTGGCCCGCTCGGCGCCCACGCTGCTCACCGAGGGCGGCGTGATGCAGTTCCTGGCCAACTGGGCGCACGTCTCCGGTGAGGACTGGCGGGAGCGGGTGGCCGGCTGGTTCACCGGCACCGGTTGCGATGTGTGGGCGATCCAGCGGGAGGTCAGCGACCCGCTCGGGTACGCGCGGATGTGGTTGGCCGACAGCGGGGAGCGGGCCGACCCGCAGCGCATGAGCGACTGGCTGGACTGGTTCGACGCGCAGGCCATCGAGGCGGTCGGATTCGGGGTGATCACGGTGCGGCACAGTGGCCGCGCCGACCCGGCGATCCGGGTGGAGGAGCTCCGCCAGCAGCTGGCCGACCAATTGGGGCCTCAGATCGGGGCCTGGTTCGACCGGCAGGACTGGCTCCGCGCGCGCACCCTCCGGCAACTGCTGGCGGAGCGTTATGTTGCTGCGCCCGGGCTGCGGCTGCGCCAGGAGGCGAGCATCGGCGAGCAGGGGTGGGAGGTCGACCGGCAGCTGCTGACTTTGCCGGCCGGTCTGCGCTGGGCGGAGGAGACCGATCCATTCGCAGTCGCGTTGGTCGCCGGGGCCGACGGCCAGCTGCCGATGCGCGACCAGCTGGCGCTGCTCGCCGCCGCCTACGACACCCCCGAGGCGGAGCTGGCCGAGGTTACCGCGGCCGTCCTCGCCCACCTGGTCGAGCGCGGCATGCTGTTGCCCGCCACGCTCGATTGA
- a CDS encoding DUF1648 domain-containing protein translates to MTGPILGGTLAAIALVTAIMWMVPVIDRDTIWFGVRVPGDRADDPAIVAALRRYRRHVAGSGALAAVTAVALGPWMPFGFWLALTGGVLAAALIVAYGYAHRTVRFAKVRGDWYAGKRAGVAVDTTLRTEPEPVPWWAALPSLAIIGAVAVIGVVSYPSLPDELVVAVNYRPDGLEYVTVETTVLSAFGPVMIQAAVTALLLLVLWVTMRARAELDPARPRRSGLRHRRFLRIWSYSLFAVMLAQNLVLATVAMLIWTGSLRDAGPVMIALVVLPVVAVSGLVWAAALRSGQGGWRLRSGGGERDEPTDVVPPDDDRHWRVGGLVYVNREDPSVLVQKRGGFGWTVNFGHRSVLLGVAAVGVIAVATVVTALSVG, encoded by the coding sequence ATGACCGGGCCCATCCTGGGCGGGACGCTGGCGGCGATCGCACTGGTGACCGCGATCATGTGGATGGTGCCGGTGATCGACCGGGACACCATCTGGTTCGGGGTACGGGTGCCGGGTGACCGCGCCGATGATCCCGCGATCGTCGCCGCGCTGCGGCGGTACCGGCGTCACGTCGCCGGGTCCGGGGCGCTCGCCGCGGTGACCGCGGTAGCGCTGGGGCCGTGGATGCCGTTCGGGTTCTGGCTGGCCCTGACCGGCGGGGTGCTGGCGGCGGCGCTCATCGTGGCCTACGGGTACGCACATCGGACAGTCCGGTTCGCCAAGGTACGCGGTGACTGGTACGCCGGGAAGCGGGCGGGCGTTGCGGTCGACACCACCCTGCGTACCGAACCGGAGCCGGTGCCCTGGTGGGCGGCGCTGCCGTCATTGGCGATCATCGGCGCCGTCGCCGTGATCGGGGTAGTGAGCTATCCGAGCCTGCCCGACGAACTGGTTGTGGCGGTCAACTACCGGCCGGACGGCCTCGAGTATGTCACCGTCGAGACCACTGTGCTCAGCGCGTTCGGGCCGGTGATGATCCAGGCGGCGGTGACGGCGTTGCTGCTGCTGGTGCTCTGGGTGACGATGCGGGCTAGGGCCGAACTCGACCCGGCCCGGCCGCGCCGGAGCGGGCTGCGGCACCGCCGGTTCCTCCGTATCTGGTCGTACAGTCTGTTCGCGGTCATGCTGGCCCAGAATCTGGTGCTGGCGACGGTAGCGATGCTGATCTGGACCGGCTCGCTGCGGGACGCCGGACCGGTGATGATAGCGCTGGTCGTGTTGCCGGTAGTGGCGGTCAGCGGGCTGGTGTGGGCGGCGGCGCTGCGCTCCGGGCAGGGCGGTTGGCGGCTGCGTTCGGGCGGCGGCGAGCGCGACGAGCCGACCGACGTGGTGCCGCCCGATGATGACCGGCATTGGCGGGTCGGCGGTCTCGTCTACGTCAACCGGGAGGACCCGAGCGTGCTGGTGCAGAAGCGCGGCGGTTTCGGTTGGACCGTCAACTTCGGTCACCGGAGCGTGTTGCTGGGGGTCGCCGCCGTCGGCGTCATCGCTGTGGCGACTGTGGTGACGGCGCTGTCGGTCGGCTGA